The following coding sequences lie in one Desmodus rotundus isolate HL8 chromosome 1, HLdesRot8A.1, whole genome shotgun sequence genomic window:
- the POLK gene encoding DNA polymerase kappa isoform X1, whose translation MDSPKEKNDSYKDDLLLRMGLNDNKAGMEGLDKEKINKIIMEATKGSRFYENELKKEKQVNQRIKNMLQQKAQITSQQLRKAQLQVDRCAMELEQSRDLTNTIVHIDMDAFYAAVEMRDNPELKDKPIAVGSSSMLSTSNYHARRFGVRAAMPGFIAKKLCPQLTIVPPNFDIYRAVSREVKEILADYDPNFMATSLDEAYLNITTHLQERQNWPEDKRKYFIKTGNSLENGKPEEELNKLSEHERSISPLLFEDSPPDLQPPRNTSQVNSEQNNPQTVQNSVVFGTSAEEVVKEIRFRIEQKTTLTASAGIAPNTMLAKVCSDKNKPNGQYQILPNRQAVMDFIKDLPLRKVSGIGKVTEKMLKALGIITCTELYEQRALLSLLFSETSWRYFLQISMGLGSTHLPRDGERKSMSVERTFSEMSKAEEQYSLCQELCSELAQDLQKEGLKGRTVTIKLKNVNFEVKTRASTVSSVVSTAEEIFAIAKELLRTEIDADFPRPLRLRLMGVRLSSFLNEEDKKHQQRSIVGFLQSGDQALSGTGCVEKNDKDQFLKPVEMSHKKSFFDKKRSEKKWSHQDTFKCETVNRQDVQTSQSFQVLKRMSENLETSETSDNNQVFTCPVCFREQGSISLEAFHKHVDACLHGPSMREMFSCSHASSTKVHKKENIHHSFSLCEKQHYETHRKNTEINSEDCAELVETIGNPSEAESVDALSNKLSKEECSSLPSTSFNIEHCHQNSSCTVALESEDAGSLRRQEPPQPCLYEEITDQALTCPVCNLEQKTSDLTQFNVHVDICLNTGIIQELKKDKVNPVNQPKESTKSTGNSGRVQKAVTKTKRSGLTTKYSASKKIKPNNPRHTLDIFFK comes from the exons GGCTCCAGGTTTTATGAAAATGAGctcaagaaagaaaagcaagtcaACCAACgaattaaaaatatgttgcaACAAAAAGCTCAAATTACCAGCCAGCAGCTAAGGAAAGCACAATTACAG gttgACAGATGTGCAATGGAATTGGAACAGAGCCGGGACCTGACCAATACCATAGTGCACATTGACATGGATGCCTTCTATGCAGCTGTAGAAATGAGGGACAATCCAGAGCTGAAGGATAAACCCATTGCTGTAGGATCATCTAGTATGTTG AGTACCTCAAATTACCATGCAAGGAGGTTTGGAGTTCGCGCAGCCATGCCAGGATTTATTGCTAAAAAACTCTGCCCACAACTTACTATAGTGCCTCCAAACTTCGACATATACCGAGCTGTGAGTAGAGAG GTTAAGGAAATACTTGCTGATTATGATCCCAATTTTATGGCCACGAGTCTCGACGAAGCCTACTTGAATATAACAACGCACTTACAGGAAAGACAAAATTGGCCTgaggacaaaagaaaatatttcatcaaaACAGGGAACTCTCTAGAAAATG GTAAGCCAGAAGAGGAGCTTAATAAACTGAGTGAGCATGAACGGTCCATCTCTCCATTACTTTTTGAAGATAGTCCTCCTGATTTGCAGCCCCCAAGAAATACTTCCCAAGtgaacagtgaacaaaataatcCTCAAACAGTTCAAAACTCCGTTGTTTTTGGAACATCAGCCGAGGAAGTGGTAAAGGAAATTCGTTTCAGAATCGAGCAAAAAACAACACTGACGGCCAGTGCAG GCATTGCCCCAAATACAATGTTAGCAAAAGTATGCAGTGATAAGAATAAACCAAATGGACAATACCAGATTCTCCCCAACAGACAAGCTGTGATGGATTTCATCAAGGACTTACCCCTTAGAAAG GTTTCTGGAATAggaaaagttacagagaaaatgttaaaggCCCTTGGGATTATTACTTGTACAGAACTCTACGAACAGAGGGCattactttctcttcttttctctgaaaCATCTTGGCGTTATTTCCTACAGATTTCCATGGGTCTGGGTTCAACACACCTGCCAAG ggatggagaaaggaaaagcatGAGCGTTGAGAG GACATTCAGTGAGATGAGTAAAGCAGAAGAACAGTACAGCTTGTGCCAGGAACTTTGCAGTGAACTTGCTCAAGATCTGCAGAAAGAAGGACTTAAG GGTAGAACTGTTACCATTAAGCTGAAGAATGTGAATTTTGAAGTAAAAACTCGTGCATCTACAGTTTCATCTGTTGTGTCTActgcagaagaaatatttgctaTTGCTAAAGAATTGCTAAGAACAGAAATTGATGCTGATTTTCCACGTCCCTTGAGGTTAAGACTTATGG GTGTGCGGCTATCTAGTTTTCTTAATGAAGAAGATAAGAAACACCAACAAAGGAGTATTGTTGGTTTCTTACAGTCTGGAGACCAAGCCCTGTCAGGCACTGGGTGTGtggagaaaaatgacaaagatcAGTTTTTAAAACCTGTAGAAATGTCTCATAAGAAGAGTTTTTTTGATAAAAAACGATCAGAAAAGAAATGGAGCCACCAAGACACATTTAAGTGTGAAACTGTGAATAGACAAGATGTGCAGACATCACAATCATTCCAAGTTTTAAAGAGGATGAGTGAGAATTTAGAAACATCAGAGACTTCGGATAACAATCAGGTATTTACCTGTCCTGTTTGCTTTCGGGAGCAGGGAAGCATCAGCCTGGAAGCCTTTCATAAACATGTAGATGCGTGTCTTCATGGGCCTTCGATGAGGGAAATGTTCTCATGTTCACATGCTTCCTCTACGAAAGttcacaagaaagaaaacattcacCATTCTTTTTCCCTCTGTGAGAAGCAGCATTATGAAACCCATCGAAAGAATACAGAAATCAATTCAGAAGATTGTGCCGAGTTGGTAGAGACTATAGGTAATCCATCTGAAGCAGAAAGTGTAGATGCTTTAAGTAATAAGCTTAGCAAAGAGGAATGTTCTAGCCTTCCAAGCACATCGTTTAATATTGAACACTGTCATCAGAATTCTTCCTGTACTGTTGCATTGGAAAGCGAAGATGCCGGGTCACTGAGAAGGCAAGAACCCCCCCAGCCTTGTTTATATGAAGAGATAACAGACCAGGCTCTAACTTGTCCGGTTTGTAACCTAGAGCAAAAAACTTCAGATCTTACCCAGTTCAATGTGCATGTGGATATTTGCTTAAATACAGGCATAATCCAGGAACTTAAAAAGGATAAAGTTAATCCAGTAAACCAACCCAAAGAAAGCACCAAAAGTACTG GTAACTCAGGCAGAGTACAGAAGGCTGTAACAAAAACGAAGAG atcaGGATTGACGACAAAGTACTCagcatcaaagaaaataaaaccaaacaatccCAGACATAcccttgatatattttttaaatga
- the POLK gene encoding DNA polymerase kappa isoform X2 translates to MDSPKEKNDSYKDDLLLRMGLNDNKAGMEGLDKEKINKIIMEATKGSRFYENELKKEKQVNQRIKNMLQQKAQITSQQLRKAQLQVDRCAMELEQSRDLTNTIVHIDMDAFYAAVEMRDNPELKDKPIAVGSSSMLSTSNYHARRFGVRAAMPGFIAKKLCPQLTIVPPNFDIYRAVSREVKEILADYDPNFMATSLDEAYLNITTHLQERQNWPEDKRKYFIKTGNSLENGKPEEELNKLSEHERSISPLLFEDSPPDLQPPRNTSQVNSEQNNPQTVQNSVVFGTSAEEVVKEIRFRIEQKTTLTASAGIAPNTMLAKVCSDKNKPNGQYQILPNRQAVMDFIKDLPLRKVSGIGKVTEKMLKALGIITCTELYEQRALLSLLFSETSWRYFLQISMGLGSTHLPRTFSEMSKAEEQYSLCQELCSELAQDLQKEGLKGRTVTIKLKNVNFEVKTRASTVSSVVSTAEEIFAIAKELLRTEIDADFPRPLRLRLMGVRLSSFLNEEDKKHQQRSIVGFLQSGDQALSGTGCVEKNDKDQFLKPVEMSHKKSFFDKKRSEKKWSHQDTFKCETVNRQDVQTSQSFQVLKRMSENLETSETSDNNQVFTCPVCFREQGSISLEAFHKHVDACLHGPSMREMFSCSHASSTKVHKKENIHHSFSLCEKQHYETHRKNTEINSEDCAELVETIGNPSEAESVDALSNKLSKEECSSLPSTSFNIEHCHQNSSCTVALESEDAGSLRRQEPPQPCLYEEITDQALTCPVCNLEQKTSDLTQFNVHVDICLNTGIIQELKKDKVNPVNQPKESTKSTGNSGRVQKAVTKTKRSGLTTKYSASKKIKPNNPRHTLDIFFK, encoded by the exons GGCTCCAGGTTTTATGAAAATGAGctcaagaaagaaaagcaagtcaACCAACgaattaaaaatatgttgcaACAAAAAGCTCAAATTACCAGCCAGCAGCTAAGGAAAGCACAATTACAG gttgACAGATGTGCAATGGAATTGGAACAGAGCCGGGACCTGACCAATACCATAGTGCACATTGACATGGATGCCTTCTATGCAGCTGTAGAAATGAGGGACAATCCAGAGCTGAAGGATAAACCCATTGCTGTAGGATCATCTAGTATGTTG AGTACCTCAAATTACCATGCAAGGAGGTTTGGAGTTCGCGCAGCCATGCCAGGATTTATTGCTAAAAAACTCTGCCCACAACTTACTATAGTGCCTCCAAACTTCGACATATACCGAGCTGTGAGTAGAGAG GTTAAGGAAATACTTGCTGATTATGATCCCAATTTTATGGCCACGAGTCTCGACGAAGCCTACTTGAATATAACAACGCACTTACAGGAAAGACAAAATTGGCCTgaggacaaaagaaaatatttcatcaaaACAGGGAACTCTCTAGAAAATG GTAAGCCAGAAGAGGAGCTTAATAAACTGAGTGAGCATGAACGGTCCATCTCTCCATTACTTTTTGAAGATAGTCCTCCTGATTTGCAGCCCCCAAGAAATACTTCCCAAGtgaacagtgaacaaaataatcCTCAAACAGTTCAAAACTCCGTTGTTTTTGGAACATCAGCCGAGGAAGTGGTAAAGGAAATTCGTTTCAGAATCGAGCAAAAAACAACACTGACGGCCAGTGCAG GCATTGCCCCAAATACAATGTTAGCAAAAGTATGCAGTGATAAGAATAAACCAAATGGACAATACCAGATTCTCCCCAACAGACAAGCTGTGATGGATTTCATCAAGGACTTACCCCTTAGAAAG GTTTCTGGAATAggaaaagttacagagaaaatgttaaaggCCCTTGGGATTATTACTTGTACAGAACTCTACGAACAGAGGGCattactttctcttcttttctctgaaaCATCTTGGCGTTATTTCCTACAGATTTCCATGGGTCTGGGTTCAACACACCTGCCAAG GACATTCAGTGAGATGAGTAAAGCAGAAGAACAGTACAGCTTGTGCCAGGAACTTTGCAGTGAACTTGCTCAAGATCTGCAGAAAGAAGGACTTAAG GGTAGAACTGTTACCATTAAGCTGAAGAATGTGAATTTTGAAGTAAAAACTCGTGCATCTACAGTTTCATCTGTTGTGTCTActgcagaagaaatatttgctaTTGCTAAAGAATTGCTAAGAACAGAAATTGATGCTGATTTTCCACGTCCCTTGAGGTTAAGACTTATGG GTGTGCGGCTATCTAGTTTTCTTAATGAAGAAGATAAGAAACACCAACAAAGGAGTATTGTTGGTTTCTTACAGTCTGGAGACCAAGCCCTGTCAGGCACTGGGTGTGtggagaaaaatgacaaagatcAGTTTTTAAAACCTGTAGAAATGTCTCATAAGAAGAGTTTTTTTGATAAAAAACGATCAGAAAAGAAATGGAGCCACCAAGACACATTTAAGTGTGAAACTGTGAATAGACAAGATGTGCAGACATCACAATCATTCCAAGTTTTAAAGAGGATGAGTGAGAATTTAGAAACATCAGAGACTTCGGATAACAATCAGGTATTTACCTGTCCTGTTTGCTTTCGGGAGCAGGGAAGCATCAGCCTGGAAGCCTTTCATAAACATGTAGATGCGTGTCTTCATGGGCCTTCGATGAGGGAAATGTTCTCATGTTCACATGCTTCCTCTACGAAAGttcacaagaaagaaaacattcacCATTCTTTTTCCCTCTGTGAGAAGCAGCATTATGAAACCCATCGAAAGAATACAGAAATCAATTCAGAAGATTGTGCCGAGTTGGTAGAGACTATAGGTAATCCATCTGAAGCAGAAAGTGTAGATGCTTTAAGTAATAAGCTTAGCAAAGAGGAATGTTCTAGCCTTCCAAGCACATCGTTTAATATTGAACACTGTCATCAGAATTCTTCCTGTACTGTTGCATTGGAAAGCGAAGATGCCGGGTCACTGAGAAGGCAAGAACCCCCCCAGCCTTGTTTATATGAAGAGATAACAGACCAGGCTCTAACTTGTCCGGTTTGTAACCTAGAGCAAAAAACTTCAGATCTTACCCAGTTCAATGTGCATGTGGATATTTGCTTAAATACAGGCATAATCCAGGAACTTAAAAAGGATAAAGTTAATCCAGTAAACCAACCCAAAGAAAGCACCAAAAGTACTG GTAACTCAGGCAGAGTACAGAAGGCTGTAACAAAAACGAAGAG atcaGGATTGACGACAAAGTACTCagcatcaaagaaaataaaaccaaacaatccCAGACATAcccttgatatattttttaaatga
- the POLK gene encoding DNA polymerase kappa isoform X3, with protein sequence MPGFIAKKLCPQLTIVPPNFDIYRAVSREVKEILADYDPNFMATSLDEAYLNITTHLQERQNWPEDKRKYFIKTGNSLENGKPEEELNKLSEHERSISPLLFEDSPPDLQPPRNTSQVNSEQNNPQTVQNSVVFGTSAEEVVKEIRFRIEQKTTLTASAGIAPNTMLAKVCSDKNKPNGQYQILPNRQAVMDFIKDLPLRKVSGIGKVTEKMLKALGIITCTELYEQRALLSLLFSETSWRYFLQISMGLGSTHLPRDGERKSMSVERTFSEMSKAEEQYSLCQELCSELAQDLQKEGLKGRTVTIKLKNVNFEVKTRASTVSSVVSTAEEIFAIAKELLRTEIDADFPRPLRLRLMGVRLSSFLNEEDKKHQQRSIVGFLQSGDQALSGTGCVEKNDKDQFLKPVEMSHKKSFFDKKRSEKKWSHQDTFKCETVNRQDVQTSQSFQVLKRMSENLETSETSDNNQVFTCPVCFREQGSISLEAFHKHVDACLHGPSMREMFSCSHASSTKVHKKENIHHSFSLCEKQHYETHRKNTEINSEDCAELVETIGNPSEAESVDALSNKLSKEECSSLPSTSFNIEHCHQNSSCTVALESEDAGSLRRQEPPQPCLYEEITDQALTCPVCNLEQKTSDLTQFNVHVDICLNTGIIQELKKDKVNPVNQPKESTKSTGNSGRVQKAVTKTKRSGLTTKYSASKKIKPNNPRHTLDIFFK encoded by the exons ATGCCAGGATTTATTGCTAAAAAACTCTGCCCACAACTTACTATAGTGCCTCCAAACTTCGACATATACCGAGCTGTGAGTAGAGAG GTTAAGGAAATACTTGCTGATTATGATCCCAATTTTATGGCCACGAGTCTCGACGAAGCCTACTTGAATATAACAACGCACTTACAGGAAAGACAAAATTGGCCTgaggacaaaagaaaatatttcatcaaaACAGGGAACTCTCTAGAAAATG GTAAGCCAGAAGAGGAGCTTAATAAACTGAGTGAGCATGAACGGTCCATCTCTCCATTACTTTTTGAAGATAGTCCTCCTGATTTGCAGCCCCCAAGAAATACTTCCCAAGtgaacagtgaacaaaataatcCTCAAACAGTTCAAAACTCCGTTGTTTTTGGAACATCAGCCGAGGAAGTGGTAAAGGAAATTCGTTTCAGAATCGAGCAAAAAACAACACTGACGGCCAGTGCAG GCATTGCCCCAAATACAATGTTAGCAAAAGTATGCAGTGATAAGAATAAACCAAATGGACAATACCAGATTCTCCCCAACAGACAAGCTGTGATGGATTTCATCAAGGACTTACCCCTTAGAAAG GTTTCTGGAATAggaaaagttacagagaaaatgttaaaggCCCTTGGGATTATTACTTGTACAGAACTCTACGAACAGAGGGCattactttctcttcttttctctgaaaCATCTTGGCGTTATTTCCTACAGATTTCCATGGGTCTGGGTTCAACACACCTGCCAAG ggatggagaaaggaaaagcatGAGCGTTGAGAG GACATTCAGTGAGATGAGTAAAGCAGAAGAACAGTACAGCTTGTGCCAGGAACTTTGCAGTGAACTTGCTCAAGATCTGCAGAAAGAAGGACTTAAG GGTAGAACTGTTACCATTAAGCTGAAGAATGTGAATTTTGAAGTAAAAACTCGTGCATCTACAGTTTCATCTGTTGTGTCTActgcagaagaaatatttgctaTTGCTAAAGAATTGCTAAGAACAGAAATTGATGCTGATTTTCCACGTCCCTTGAGGTTAAGACTTATGG GTGTGCGGCTATCTAGTTTTCTTAATGAAGAAGATAAGAAACACCAACAAAGGAGTATTGTTGGTTTCTTACAGTCTGGAGACCAAGCCCTGTCAGGCACTGGGTGTGtggagaaaaatgacaaagatcAGTTTTTAAAACCTGTAGAAATGTCTCATAAGAAGAGTTTTTTTGATAAAAAACGATCAGAAAAGAAATGGAGCCACCAAGACACATTTAAGTGTGAAACTGTGAATAGACAAGATGTGCAGACATCACAATCATTCCAAGTTTTAAAGAGGATGAGTGAGAATTTAGAAACATCAGAGACTTCGGATAACAATCAGGTATTTACCTGTCCTGTTTGCTTTCGGGAGCAGGGAAGCATCAGCCTGGAAGCCTTTCATAAACATGTAGATGCGTGTCTTCATGGGCCTTCGATGAGGGAAATGTTCTCATGTTCACATGCTTCCTCTACGAAAGttcacaagaaagaaaacattcacCATTCTTTTTCCCTCTGTGAGAAGCAGCATTATGAAACCCATCGAAAGAATACAGAAATCAATTCAGAAGATTGTGCCGAGTTGGTAGAGACTATAGGTAATCCATCTGAAGCAGAAAGTGTAGATGCTTTAAGTAATAAGCTTAGCAAAGAGGAATGTTCTAGCCTTCCAAGCACATCGTTTAATATTGAACACTGTCATCAGAATTCTTCCTGTACTGTTGCATTGGAAAGCGAAGATGCCGGGTCACTGAGAAGGCAAGAACCCCCCCAGCCTTGTTTATATGAAGAGATAACAGACCAGGCTCTAACTTGTCCGGTTTGTAACCTAGAGCAAAAAACTTCAGATCTTACCCAGTTCAATGTGCATGTGGATATTTGCTTAAATACAGGCATAATCCAGGAACTTAAAAAGGATAAAGTTAATCCAGTAAACCAACCCAAAGAAAGCACCAAAAGTACTG GTAACTCAGGCAGAGTACAGAAGGCTGTAACAAAAACGAAGAG atcaGGATTGACGACAAAGTACTCagcatcaaagaaaataaaaccaaacaatccCAGACATAcccttgatatattttttaaatga